The genomic DNA CTCGGCGCGACGGTCGGCACCCAGCAGATCGTGGAGACCGCGGAGGCGTTCGGCTTCAACGACGGCGGCCTCTCGATCCCGTCGCCCGTGCTGCCGAGCCATGTCAACACGCGGATGGACCCGGCGCAGGCCGCGCTGTCGGCCATCGGGCAGTACGACACCAGGGCGACGCCGCTGCAGATGGCGCGGGTCGCGGCGACGATCGCCAACGGCGGCCGGTCGATGCGCCCGTACCTGGTGGACCGGCTCGCGGACGCCGGCGGGGAGACGGTGGCGCGGACCCGGCCCGCGTACGAGGAGACGGCGATGACCCCGGGGACGGCGGCGCTGCTGCGGCAGATGATGATCGACGCGGTCGGCAGCGGCACCGGCGGGCTGGCGGCGGTCGGCGGGCTGACGGTCGGCGGCAAGACGGGCACGGCGCAGCACGGGGTGGACAACTCCGAGAGCCCGTACGCCTGGTTCATCTCCTGGGCGCAGCGGCCGGGGACGGCGGTGCCCGGGGTGGCGGTGGCGGTGGTCGTGGAGGACGCGGAGGCGGACCGCGCGGACATCAGCGGCGGCGGCAGCGCGGCGCCGGTCGCGCGCGGGGTGATGCGGGCGGCGCTGCGCTGAAGCGGGCGGTGCGGCAGGGCTGTTGCTCCGTACGCGGCGGGCGCGGGCAGCGTGCGTACGCGACGGGCGCGGCAGCGTGCGTACGCAGCGGGTCGGCGAAGCCCGGGACCGCTCCCCGAGCCCACTTCTACGATGACCCGGGTGAAGGACATCCTGATCGGCATCGTCATCGGCCTGATCTTCCTCATCGTCGGCGGCACCGTCTTCTGGCTGCTGGCCTCCAGCAGCGAGGCCGACCGGGAGGAGTGCGAGCAGCAGGCCGAGCGCTCGAACGGCCGGGTCACCTGCATCGTCACCGTCGAGTGACGCCCGCCGCCCGTCAGTTGGTCACCCTACTCACGCGTCAACCAAACGCGGCGGGGGCATTGACGGGCTTGCTGACAAGCTGTCTCATAAGAGGTGACCGCCGGTAACTCTCCCAGGAGACGCGATGACCACGACGACGGGGCACCTCGCGCTGACGGACGCCCTCGGCCCGCTCAAGGACCGCGAGAAGGTCGCGGAACGGCTCCTCGCGGCGTCGGAGAAGCACTCCTTCGACCCGGACAAGGAACTGGACTGGGACGCCCCGGTCGAAGAGGGCAAGTGGTTCTGGCCGCCCGAGCTGGTCTCCCTCTACGACACCCCCATGTGGCGGCGGATGTCCGGGGAGCAGCGGATGGAGCTGGCCCGGCTGGAGGCGGCGTCGCTGGCCTCCCTGGGCATCTGGTTCGAGATCATCCTCATGCAGTTGCTCGTCCGGCACATCTACGACAAGCCGGTCACGAGCAACCACGTACGCTACGCGCTCACCGAGATAGCCGACGAGTGCCGGCACTCCATGATGTTCGCCCGGATGATCACCAAGGGCGGCGCGGAGCCGTACCCGGTCACCCGCTTCCACCACAACCTCGCGCGCGTCCTCAAGACCGTCTCCACCACCCCCGGTTCCTTCACCGCGACCCTCCTCGGCGAGGAGATCCTCGACTGGATGCAGCGGCTCGTCTTCCCCGACGAGCGGGTCCAGACCCTCGTGCGCGGCGTGACCCGGATCCACGTCGTGGAGGAGGCGCGGCACGTCCGCTACGCGCGCGAGGAACTGCGCCGGCAGATGCTCACCGCGCCGCGCTGGGAGCGGAACTTCACCCGGCTGACCTCCGGCGAGGCGGCCCGGGTGTTCTCCGTCTCCTTCGTCAACCCGCAGGTCTACACGGACGCGGGCCTGAACCGGGCGGAGGCGGTGGCGCAGGTCAAGGCCAGCCCGCACCGGCGCGAGGTGATGCAGACGGGCGCGAAGCGGCTGACGGACTTCCTCGACGACATCGGGGTGCTCCAGGGCGTGGGACGCAGGCTGTGGCGCAGCTCGGGCCTGCTGGCCTGAACGGGGCGGGGCCGCCGATGCCGGCCCGGCGGGCTACGCTGCCGGACATGAGCACTGCGTCCGACCGGGGAGCCCGCCCCGCCGCGCCCCCGCCGGCGGTCGCGTACCGCAGGCTGAGCGTCTCCCAGCGCCGCAGCCAGTTGCTCGCCGCCGCGCTCGGCCTCTTCGCCCACCGCGCCCCCGAGGACGTCTCCCTGGACGACGTCGCCGCCGCCGCGGAGGTCTCCCGCCCGCTGGTCTACCGCTACTTTCCCGGCGGCAAGCAGCAGCTCTACGAGGCCGCCCTGCGCAGCGCCGCAGACGAGCTGGAGCTGTGCTTCCGCCAGCCCCAGCAGGGCCCGCTCACCCGCCGCCTCACCCGCGCCCTCGACAGCTACCTCGGCTTCGTCGACGAGCACGACGCCGGCTTCAAGGCCCTCCTCCAGGGCGGCAGCGTCGTCCAGACCAGCCGCACCACCGCCATCGTGGACGAGGTCCGCCGCTCCGCCGCCGGGCAGATCCTGCTGCACATCGGCGTGCCCGAGCCGGGACACCGGCTGCTCACCATGATCCGCACGTGGATCACGGCCGTCGAGGGCGCCTCGCTGATCTGGCTGGACGAGGGCAAGCAGCCGCCGCTGCCGGAGCTGCGCGGCTGGCTCGTCGACCACTTCATCGCGCTGCTGGTCGCCACCGCCGCGGGCGACGAGGAGTGCGGCCGGGTGCTGCGCCGGGCGCTGGAGCTGGAGACGGCCGACGGCCCCGCGGGCGACCTCGTACGCCGCATCGCGCCGTTCCTGCCCGACGCCGGCCACCTGCTCGGCGAGGACTGACCGCCGTGCGCACCGAGGACACCGCGTTCGTCGGCGGCCCGCTGGACGGCCGCACGCTCGCCGTGCACGTCGGCGCGACGGGCCGGCCGCCGAAGGTGTACGAGGTGCCGGTGCCCGACCCCGAAGGCGGCCCCCCGACCGTGCACGTCTACCGGCTGGAGCCGGCGAACCTCAGCCCGCGGCTGAAGCTGCCCCGGGGGTGGGTGTACACGTACGACCCGGAAGGCGTGCCCGAGCGGCGCAAGTGGCCCTGGTCGCGCTGACGGGCCGTCAATCCTCACGGGTGATGGTATTACTCGGTTTCGCCCAGTGCTCACGGGAATCCGGCGGTCGCGGGGGAACCCTTGCGTACATGTCGCGCACCCGCCGCCCCGCCCTCACCGCCGCCTCCGCCGTCCTCCTCGCCACCGTGCTGGCCCTGCCCGCCGACGCGGCCCCCGTGCCGGACGTACCGGAGGCGGCAGACGCGGCCGACGCCGCCGATCCGGCCGACCCCGCCGACCCCGCCGCCGACGCCGCCCCGGATCCCGCGGCACCGGCGGCGGACGGCGCGGCACCGGCCGCCGACGCCCCGCTCGGCGAACTGCTCACCCGGCTCCAGACCCTCCACGGGCAGGCCGAGCGCGCCACCGAGGCGTACCACGCGACCGCCGAGGACCTGACGGACGCCCGCGCCGAGACCGCCAGGCTCACCGGCGACCTCGCCGACACCCGCGCCGACCTGGCCACCGCGCGCCGCCGCGCCGGACTCCTCGCCCGCGCGCAGTACCGGGGCCCCGGCCTCGCCCCGTACCTGCAACTCCTCGTCGCCCGCGACACCGAGACCGCACTCGACCGCAAACAGGTCATCAGCCGCGCCATCGGCAACCAGGCCGCCGTCGTGACCCGGCTGGAGTCCGGCGCCAAGCGGCTCGGCGCGCTCACGGACTCCTCGCGGGAGGCACTCGACCGGCAGCGGGAGCTGGCGGGCGAACGCAAGCGGCGCCGGGACCGCGTGGACGACCGGCTGACCGAGGTGGCCGACGCGCTCGCGGAGCTGACGCCCGCGAAGCTGGCGGCGCTCGACCAACTGGAGGTACGGGGAGCGGAAGAAGACCGGCGCGAACTGATGGCTCCGGACGGCGAGGACGGCGGCGGCCCGGACGCGGTGACGGACGGCAAGCCGGGCGGGGCCCGCCCGGGAGCTGCCGGCGGTACGGACCGGGCGGACAAGCCTGGCGCCTGGAGCACGGCGGAGCGGGAGCCGTCGCGCGCCGGGCGGCGGGCCGTCTCGTACGCCCTCGACCAGGTCGGCAAGCCGTACCGCGCGGGCACCGGCGGGCCCCGGGCCTACGACTCCTCCGGGCTCACGCAACGGGCATGGCGCGAGGCGGGCGTCCGCATCCCGCGTACCGCGCGGGGGCAGTGGCGGGAGCTGCGCCGGGTGCCGCTCACCGCGATGCGGCCCGGCGACATCGTGGTCTACCACCGCGACGCCTCGCACGTCGCGCTCTACCTCGGGCACGGCCGGGTGGTGGAGGCACCGCGCACGGGCCAGCGGGTACGGGTCGTCCCCGTCACCATCCGCCCCCTGCGCGGCGCCGTACGCCCCGGCTGACGGCGGGCGCGCTCAGCCGGTCAGCTCGCCGCGCAGACCCGGGGTGAGGACGTGGCCGACGCGGCCGACGAACAGCTCCATGTGGTACGCGGCCACGCTCAGGTCGCAGTCCGGCTCGGTCAGCACGCCGAGCAGCGAGCCGTCCCCGGCCTGCATCACCACCAGGCAGCCGTCCTCCATCGCCACCATCGTCTGCTTCACCCTGCCGCCGTCCATGACGTCCGCGGCCCCGTTGGTGAGCCCGCCGATGCCGGAGACCACGGTGGCCAGTTGCTCCCCGGCCGACGCGGACTGCGGCGGGGCGGCGAGCAGGAGGAGCCCGTCGACGGAGACGACGACCACGGACCGTACGCCGGGCACCTCCGCGGTGAAGTTGTCGAGCATCCACCGCAGGCTGCTGATGGTTTCCCGGTGGTCCTGTGCGCTGTTCACGTACTGGCTCCCTGCTCCTTCGCGTCCCATGTCCCGGCCTCGGCGGCGGCGGCCCGCCGCCCGTCCCGAGACCCCTGCTGCAACCCCCCGAGCAACCGCCGCACCTCCCGCGCGTCCACGCCCCGCCGCTCGGCCTGCGCGGGCACGGCGACCACGGCCCGCACCGGGGCAGCGGGCCACCCGCCGGCGGACTCGGCGCCGCGCTGCGGGGCGGCGGCACGGGCGGCCGGAGCACCGGCGGCCGGACCGGGGGCGGCGACCCGCCCGGCCGGTACGGGGCTGAGCGCGGCGGGGCCGGTGGCGGGGTTGCCGGTGACGGCGTTGCCGGGGTGGAGGACCGCCGGGTGGCCGGGCGCGGGGTGGCCGGGCGCGGGGTGCTCGAACGCCGGGTGGCCGGGGGCGGCTTGGGCGGTCGCCGTGTGCTCGGCGGGCGGGTGGCCCGCGGCAGCGGCAGCGGCGACGGGCGCCGGGTGGCCGGGTGCCGGGTGGCCGGGTGCCGGGTGGCCGGACGAGGCGTGGGCGGGCGCCGGTTGGCCGGGCACCGCGTGGCTGGGCACCGCACCGTGCACCGCCGCACCGGCGGTTGCCCCGGCGCCGGCCGGCACGGGGGTGCCCGTCGCCGTACCGTGCCGCAGCGGCGCCACCGCGCCGCCGGAGACCGTGCTGCCGGGCTGGCGCCGCGGCAGCATGCCCGCCTCGGCGCGCACCCATCCACCGGTCCGCGGTGCGACGGCGGGCCGGGCCGACGCGAACGGCGGAGTCGCGGGCCGTACGCCCCCTTCGGGCGGCGGGCCGGAGCGCTGCGCCCCGACCCGTACGGGCGCCGCACCCCCGGCCGGCCGTACGGGCGCCGCACTCCCGTCCCGTACGCCCGCGGCCCCCGCGTCCGTTCCCGAACCCGGCACCGGCCGGGTGCCGTACGCAGCCGCCGTGCTCTCCCGCTCTGCGCCGCCTGCCGCGCGCACCGGCACGGCATGCCCCGCACCACCGGCCGCCGCAGCGTCACCGCCACCCGCACCAACGCCGCCGGTAACGCCCACCGCACCGGCCGCGCCACCGACGGACCCGGCAGCGCCACCACCGACCGCACCGACTCCCGCGAACCCCGCGGCACCGCCACCGTCGACCGCGCCATCTGCCGCGCCGCCCACCAACAGCCGCCCCGGCAGCCGCACTTCCGCGTCCACCCCCCGGTCCCGCGGCCGCAGTTCCACGCCCACCCCGTGCCGCGCCGCCAGCCGCGCGACCACGTACAGCCCCAGCCCCAGCGCCTCCCGCGGCGCCGGGCCCGGGTCGGTGTCGGCGAGCCGGACGTTGAGGTCGTCGACCCGGCCCGCCGGGCTGATGCCGATGCCCTCGTCCCGTACGACGAGCAGCAGGTCGCCCGTCCCCAGCAGCCGCCCGGTCAGCAGCACTTCGGACTCCGGCCGGGAGCAGGACGTGGCGTTCTCCAGCAGCTCCGCCAGCAGGTGGCTCGCGTCGCCGGAGGCGAAGCCCGTGACGTGCACCTGCGGCAGGTCGGGGGAGAGCACCACCCGCTGGTACGACTCGATCTCGCCGACCGCCGCGCGCAGCACGTCGATCAGCGGGACGTTCGCGCGCCGCGTGCCGCGGTGGTCGGCGCCGGCGAGCACCAGCAGGTTCTCGCTGTGCCTGCGCATGCAGGCCGCGAGGTGGTCGAGCCGGAAGAGGGTGTCCAGCGTGCCGGGTTCCTGCTCGTGGGCCTCCAGCTCGTCGATGAACGACAGTTGGCGCTCGACCAGCCCCAGCGTGCGGCGCGACAGCCCGACGAACGTGCCCTGGACGCTGGCCTGGAGCCCGCCGATGCGCTCGGTGAGCGCCGCCCGCTCGCGCAGCAGCGAGTCGCGCTCGACGACGTGGTTCTCCTTGGCGGCCGCCAGCTCCGCGCGGGCGGCGGCGAGTTCGGCCGCCTGCTCCGCGGCGGCCTCGCCGGTGCCCGTGCCGGCGCCGTCGGGGGCGCGTACGCCGCGCGCCGCGTAGACGACGACGCCCACGGCCAGCACCGCGCACAACGCCAGCAGCACACCGTGCACTTGCAGCGCGCTCGCCGCCTGCGCCCGCTCCTCCGGGTCCGCGCCGCTCACGCCGCGGAGCGCGCCGACCAGGCCGGGCGCGCCCGCCGCGAGCACCGCGGCACCGACGACGAGGTACGCCGCCTTGGCGCGCGGCGACGTGCGCGGCGCGGGGTGCGCACCGCGACCGTGTCCGGCGCCCCTGCCCTCCTGCCGATCCGGCTGCACGGGGGTCCGCAATGGCCCTCCTTCGACTCTTTGTCCCGCGGCGCCATGTCCTTGCATTTCGGACTGTTGGTGGCTGAGTCCGGTTGCGCCTAGGCCCGCGGGTCGACCTTGGCAGCAGGTGTCCTATGCAGGCGGACTTTGCCCCGGTGCTCACTCGAACGAGCGAACATGTTTTGCCAGGGTGCCGCCGGTCCTTCCGCTCGGCGTCACGGGCCGCGCGGCCCGTACGGGCAGACTGGGATCATGCGCATCGAACTGGCCAGCGACCCCGCCGCGCCCCCCGCCCCGAACGAGGACTACGCCGCCGTGGCCCTGCCCGCCTCCGGCACCGGCGGGGCGGTGGTGGTGCTGGACGGCGTGACGCCGCCGCGGGACGGTGACACCGGCTGCGTCCACGGGGTGCCGTGGTTCGCGGCGCGGCTCGGCGGCGCGTTCCTGGAGCTGGCGGGCGCCCGGGAGACGCCGCT from Streptomyces sp. CMB-StM0423 includes the following:
- a CDS encoding C40 family peptidase — encoded protein: MSRTRRPALTAASAVLLATVLALPADAAPVPDVPEAADAADAADPADPADPAADAAPDPAAPAADGAAPAADAPLGELLTRLQTLHGQAERATEAYHATAEDLTDARAETARLTGDLADTRADLATARRRAGLLARAQYRGPGLAPYLQLLVARDTETALDRKQVISRAIGNQAAVVTRLESGAKRLGALTDSSREALDRQRELAGERKRRRDRVDDRLTEVADALAELTPAKLAALDQLEVRGAEEDRRELMAPDGEDGGGPDAVTDGKPGGARPGAAGGTDRADKPGAWSTAEREPSRAGRRAVSYALDQVGKPYRAGTGGPRAYDSSGLTQRAWREAGVRIPRTARGQWRELRRVPLTAMRPGDIVVYHRDASHVALYLGHGRVVEAPRTGQRVRVVPVTIRPLRGAVRPG
- a CDS encoding roadblock/LC7 domain-containing protein codes for the protein MNSAQDHRETISSLRWMLDNFTAEVPGVRSVVVVSVDGLLLLAAPPQSASAGEQLATVVSGIGGLTNGAADVMDGGRVKQTMVAMEDGCLVVMQAGDGSLLGVLTEPDCDLSVAAYHMELFVGRVGHVLTPGLRGELTG
- a CDS encoding ATP-binding protein — protein: MRTPVQPDRQEGRGAGHGRGAHPAPRTSPRAKAAYLVVGAAVLAAGAPGLVGALRGVSGADPEERAQAASALQVHGVLLALCAVLAVGVVVYAARGVRAPDGAGTGTGEAAAEQAAELAAARAELAAAKENHVVERDSLLRERAALTERIGGLQASVQGTFVGLSRRTLGLVERQLSFIDELEAHEQEPGTLDTLFRLDHLAACMRRHSENLLVLAGADHRGTRRANVPLIDVLRAAVGEIESYQRVVLSPDLPQVHVTGFASGDASHLLAELLENATSCSRPESEVLLTGRLLGTGDLLLVVRDEGIGISPAGRVDDLNVRLADTDPGPAPREALGLGLYVVARLAARHGVGVELRPRDRGVDAEVRLPGRLLVGGAADGAVDGGGAAGFAGVGAVGGGAAGSVGGAAGAVGVTGGVGAGGGDAAAAGGAGHAVPVRAAGGAERESTAAAYGTRPVPGSGTDAGAAGVRDGSAAPVRPAGGAAPVRVGAQRSGPPPEGGVRPATPPFASARPAVAPRTGGWVRAEAGMLPRRQPGSTVSGGAVAPLRHGTATGTPVPAGAGATAGAAVHGAVPSHAVPGQPAPAHASSGHPAPGHPAPGHPAPVAAAAAAGHPPAEHTATAQAAPGHPAFEHPAPGHPAPGHPAVLHPGNAVTGNPATGPAALSPVPAGRVAAPGPAAGAPAARAAAPQRGAESAGGWPAAPVRAVVAVPAQAERRGVDAREVRRLLGGLQQGSRDGRRAAAAEAGTWDAKEQGAST
- a CDS encoding TetR/AcrR family transcriptional regulator, coding for MSTASDRGARPAAPPPAVAYRRLSVSQRRSQLLAAALGLFAHRAPEDVSLDDVAAAAEVSRPLVYRYFPGGKQQLYEAALRSAADELELCFRQPQQGPLTRRLTRALDSYLGFVDEHDAGFKALLQGGSVVQTSRTTAIVDEVRRSAAGQILLHIGVPEPGHRLLTMIRTWITAVEGASLIWLDEGKQPPLPELRGWLVDHFIALLVATAAGDEECGRVLRRALELETADGPAGDLVRRIAPFLPDAGHLLGED
- a CDS encoding AurF N-oxygenase family protein; protein product: MTTTTGHLALTDALGPLKDREKVAERLLAASEKHSFDPDKELDWDAPVEEGKWFWPPELVSLYDTPMWRRMSGEQRMELARLEAASLASLGIWFEIILMQLLVRHIYDKPVTSNHVRYALTEIADECRHSMMFARMITKGGAEPYPVTRFHHNLARVLKTVSTTPGSFTATLLGEEILDWMQRLVFPDERVQTLVRGVTRIHVVEEARHVRYAREELRRQMLTAPRWERNFTRLTSGEAARVFSVSFVNPQVYTDAGLNRAEAVAQVKASPHRREVMQTGAKRLTDFLDDIGVLQGVGRRLWRSSGLLA